AATAACATCGCCAAATTCTCCCATTCGCCACATTTGCATAATATCCAAATAGTCTTGCATAAACTGTATTTTTGGATTTGCTACTTCTGTAGCGTGAATTAAAGCCACTTTAGGTTGTGCGAATCCAAATTTTTTACATGTGTTAATCGCATATTTTATCACTGCAACACGCTGTTCAAGTGTGGGGTAGGGAATTACGGCAGGATCAGAGAAGAAGACCAATTTATGATAATTGGGAATTTCGAATGCCGCGTTATATGTAAGAACGTTTCCTTTAGGTAATAATCCTTTATCTTTATCTAAGATTGCACGAAGAATAACATCTGTATTTACCAAACCCTTCATCAAAATATCACATTCACCTTGTTTTACCATTCTTACGGCTTCAAGTGTAGCATCATTCGCCTCGGGCTTATCAATAATATGGATGTGAGATGAAATATTTGGTTTTTCCAATAAATAAGATTCTATAACAGCTACATCTCCCACTAAGTATGCCTCTACAATTCCTGCTTCTACTGCCATAATTACAGCTTCCAATGTATGAGAATCAACCGCATTGGCAACAGCCATGCGTTTACGCGTTTCGGCTTCGGATAGATGTGATGTGAGGTCTTTAAAAGATTTTATTGGTTGCATAAAAGCGCATTTAATGTAAGAAGCTATTGCAAATATAAGTAATAATTATTCAGTGTGCAACTCTTTATTTTTTAAGCGGATAGCAAAAATATTCTTCAAATTACAAATAGTTATATAGAAAAATCTTTTTCAAAAAGTTTTATACAAAAGCGGCGTTTTGACTTTCAAAAATAATGAAAAAAAGGAAAAAATATTTTTTTGGATTTTGAAACTTTTTTTCTGAAAACAAAATCCTTCATATCGTTGTTTAATTTTCATTAAGATAAAAAATGACTTATGAAACAAACAATTAAAACCGAATGGAAAGGCGATATGGCTTTTGAGACCGATTTAAATGGTCATAAATTAGTAGTAGATGCAGCAGACGAAGTTGGTGGACACAATTTAGGTCCGCGCCCTAAAATATTGATGTTGGCTGCTTTAAGCGGTTGCACCGGAATGGATGTGGTTTCCATACTCAAAAAAATGCGTGTAGAGGTGAAAGCTTGCAATATATATGTAGAGGCAGATGTGACAGAAGAACATCCGAAACATTATGAAAAAATGCATATTATTTATGAATTTATCGGTAAAGATTTACCAATGGCAAAACTGGAAAAGGCAGTAAATATGTCGCAAGAAACGTATTGTGGAGTAAGTGCGGTTTACAAAAAAGCTATGGAAGTAACTTCTGAAATACGCGTTGTAGAAGCATAAAAGAAAACGTCCGGCAGGGCGTTTTTTTATTAAGTCATCTCACACTTGCATTAAATCTGATATTATCTGATTGGAAATAAGAATTCCGGACTGTGAAAGGGAAAGAAAATCGTTTTTTTCAATTAAAAATTTCCTATCAATATATTTTTTTGCATTTTTCATTAAAAATTCAAGCGCTTTTTTATTAAAATTATTTTTTACAAAATTCAAATCTATTCCTTCTTTAGTTCGTAGCCGAACCATAATGTAATCATTGTATTTATCGTTCTCAGATAAATCTTCCTTTTCAAAATAGATTTTATTCTCTTCTATGCTATTGCAATAATTATTAATAGATGCAACGTTCCATTGTCGTGAATTGCCATCATAAGAATGCGCTGAAGGACCTATTCCAAGATAAGGAATTTGTTGCCAGTACGAAGAATTGTGCCGTGAACGGAATTCTTTTTTTGCGAAATTGGAAATTTCGTACTGTTCAAAGTCATTTTCACTGCACTCTTTAATTAAAAGTTCGTACATTTTCACCATTATTTCATCATCAGCAGCGGTAACTTTTCCTTGCTGCAATTGTTTCCAAAGCGGCGTATTCTTTTCATACGTCAATCCATAAGCGGAAATATGTTGAATGTCTAATTCAAATGCCTTTTCAAGTTGTTTTTCCCACGATTCAAAAGTTTGAAACGGCAATCCGTAAATTAAATCGATGCTGATGTTTTCAAATCCTGCGAATTTAGCGTTTTCTATGGATTCAATAGCATCATTCGCATTGTGCCTTCGATTGATAAACTTTAGTTGTTTATCGTCAAAGCTCTGAATTCCAATACTTAAACGATTTATTCCCGTTTTTTTTATCGATTCCAGATATTCAAAAGATAAATCATCAGGATTGGCTTCCAACGTTATTTCGGCATTTGCAGAAAGATGAAAATATCTTTTTATTGCATCTAAAAGTAATTTTATTTCGTTTGGAGATAATGTGGAAGGTGTTCCTCCTCCAAAATAAACAGTTGAGATTTCATTGTCAGGCAAATAATTTTTGCGTTGTTCTATTTCTAACAGCATTGCGTTCAATAAACGGGATTTTTCTTTAAAATCTACTTTTGAAAAGAAATCACAATACGTACATTTTGTTTTACAGAAAGGAATATGAATATAAATGCCGGACATTTTTTAGCGGTAAAAAGTAAGTATTTATAGCTTCTGGTGAGAAAAACGGTTGTTATAAGTTAAATAGTATCTAATTGAAAATTCAGAGTGAAAATATTATAAACTCCAAGCTAAAAAATTAATAGAGGTCTTTTATCAAAATATTCTCACGAACAGTATCAATTTCTAACTGCATATTAAGCATTTTATTCCAAATGGTTTCCATTTCTTCCGATTTATTATTGAGAAACAGTTCAGAACCTTTTTTGTCTATTTTAGAATATAATACATTTATAGTGAGCTGATTAATATCCATTGCGGGATAATAAGCCCTGTCATTTAAATCATCATCCGCTACTTCTATTATGATATTGGCGTCCGTTAAAATTTGTAGTACTTGATTCAATAAACGGATGGGAAGTCTATATTCTTTAATTATTTCTTGTACTTTAATAGGAGGTTTGCTTTGTTCAAACCTTTTTACAATAAGATAAGTTACAAAGACAGTCAGATATTTTTTATATCTGGCGCTGATATTATCCGTATCCACTTCATAATCGTAATACCTTAAATTTTGTGAAGCATAAGAAATTTCAGCTCCTAAAAGAACAATTAGGCAAGAAATATTAATCCAAAGCAATAGCAATGGAATTGCCGCAAATCCTCCATAAACTGCATTATAACGTGTTAAATTAATTTGTCCGTTAACATAGAGCATTTGAAAAATTTGATAAGCCGTTCCTGCTACAATACCTGCAATCAGAGCATTTACAAACCTTACTTTGGTATTGGGAATAACCCAGTACATAAAAGTAAACATTATCCAGCTGATAATGAAAGGAACAAAGAAAACAACTATTTTTAATAACGGGCTAAAAAACTGATATAAAAACGATTGTGAAAGAATGGTATTAAAGTATATGGATAATCCGCTTGTAACAACGATTAGGATAGGCAAAATAAACAATCCTGAAAAAAGTATAGTAAACTGACGGATAATAGAGCGAGATTTTTTTACCTGCCAAATAGTGTTAAAGGCATTTTCTACCTGCATAAAAAAATTCATCACAGCATAAACCAAAATAGCTAAACCAATTCCTATAAATATTCCTCCTTGTGTGGTTGCCAAATACTTTTCAACAAAATTCATTACGGTGGGAAGCATATTCGCTTGTGCTATGAAAGTATCAGAAAGAGCTTTTTCAATGTATGTTTCTATTCCAAATCCTTTACCTATAGCAGTAATCAAGGCAATAATGGGAACAACGGCAAATGTAATAGAGTAGGTAAGCGCTGCCGCTCTTACACCAAGTCGGTTAGTGTAATAACCTCTTATGGCTAAATAAAGAGTTTTTATGATGTTGTAAAGAATACGCTTGCCGTGGGAAAGTTCACTTACAGTTATGCGCCAGATGTCATAACGGACGAAGTCATGAAGTTTCTGGTAAATGTCAGAGATTTTGCTCATATTTGTCCCTTAATTTCCCTTGGGGGAAATTGATAATATGTTTTTATTATATGATTTTACCACAAAAAGCCCGATTTAAAGGATTTAATGGCTCATTTCTAAATAAAAAAACAGCAGGTTTGTAAGCCGGGTTCTGTGTTCCGTCCCGATATTATCGAGACAAAATGTTTGTCATTTATCTTGTTCTGGCATTGCTGACAGAATCTGAGCGATCTACCCCCCGGCATCGAACGAGCAGTTCTACATGCGCCGGTATACGCGATCTTGCAACCCATAAGGTGTACGGCAAATCACATCACTGTGACTTCCGGTGAGCTTTTACCTCGCCTTTTCACCCTTATCCGCCAGTTGGTGGACGGTTATTTTCTGTTACACTTCTCTGCCATTACTGACAGCTTCCCGTTAGGAAGTATGGCGCTCTTTGTTGCCCGGACTTTCCTCCCCATAAATACAATGGAGCGACAAACCAACCTGCTGTAAGTTACAAAGATAGTAGATTTTTTTGTTTTAATAAAAAAATCTTTTTTGTTGAGTTATATTTGACAGTTGATAGTTTAAGGTAAAGCTCATTAATAAAACAATAAACATACCGGCGCGCCTATAGAAACATCCTGATTGAGTTTTTTTAGTTTTCCATTACATTGTTTACGACTAAAAATGGTAATATTATCTGTTTTTTGATTACCAATAAAGAGAAATTTCCCATCGGGCGATATCGCAAAATTTCGCGGTGCATTTCCGCCCGTAGAATATGAGGATTTTTTGGTTATTTTTCCGTTTTTCTCTACTTTGAAACAGGTAATATCATTTGCTTCGCCTCTATTGGTAGCATAAAGAAATTTTCCATCGGGTGAAAGATGAATATCAGCTGCACCATTTGCAAGTTTTGAATTATTTATAACTGAACTTGTCTGAATTGCGTCGAGTTTTCCTTCAGATGAAAATTCAAAAACGGTTAAATCCGCATTTAATTCTTGAAGCAGATAAAGATATTTTCCATCTTTAGAGAATGCTGTGTGGCGTGGACCGCTATGTTTTTTGAGAATTTTTACGTCAATTTGTGTAAATATCTCATTTACGGAATTTGGATTATAAGCATAACTATAAATGCAGTCGGTTCCTAAGTTTGTAGCAATCATATACTTTCCATCGGGTGAAAATAATACTTGATGGACATTGCTTGGTCCAAATTTTCCTCTCCCGAACATCTTTCGTTGGTGTGTAATTGTTTTAACTGTATCAGTAAGAAAACCATCATTTTTTCTTTCGAGTACAGAAATTGTTCCGTTGCCGTAGTTTGCTGTGATAACGTGTTTCTCGGTTACATTTACAAAACACGGTCCTGCGTTTCCTAATGGAATTTTATTTAAAAATGTAAGTTTATTTTCTTTTTCTTCAAAACGAAAGGCGCTTACAGCGCTATTCTCACCCGATTCATTTACAGCATACACAAATTTTTTATCGGGAGAAAATGCTAAAAAACTAGGATTGTCTGTGGTTGCAGCCAAATTCTGTGAAACCANTTTNCCTTTTTTATCAAATGAAAGCGCGTAAATTCCGTCGCTTTTCCCATTGGTATATGTACCTACAAGCATTCTATACGCAGAATTTTGTCCAAAAACCCACATTCCGAACATCATAAAAGATATAATAAAAATTCGTTTTAGCATAAAAAGTTATTTTAATTCAAATTCGTTACCCGAAGCAGGAATTTCAATATTTTGAAATCCGTTTTCATACAGGCGATTCTGATATGCTTGTTGCACTTCGTATTCTCCGTGAACGAGGAATNTTTTTTTTATTTCGAAAGTATTTTGACATTCCAAAAATCGAATCATCTCATTATAATCAGCGTGTCCGGAAAAAGCTTCTATTTTAGCAATGGCAGCTCTAACAGGATGGATTTCCCCAAAAATAGAAATTTCTTTTAATCCCGGCTCCTGTATTCGTGCTCCTAATGAGGATGGCGTACAATATCCTACAATCAAAATAGTGTTTTTAGGATTTGAAATGTTGTTTGCAATATGGTGTTTGATGCGTCCGGCTTCCGCCATTCCCGAAGCTGAAATAATTATACAAGGTTCGTCTGTTTCATTTAGCGCTTTTGATTCTTCAACTAACTTAATGTAATGCAGACTGTTAAATCCAAAAGGATCTGGATCNGTTTTCATTACTTCCTTAATATCTTTATTTAAATCATTTAGGTGCATTCGAAAAATATCGGTAGCATTTACTGCTAACGGACTATCTACGTATACGTTTATTTTAGGTAGTTTTCCCTCGTTAAAAAATTTATTCAGTACGAATACAATTTCCTGCGTACGACCAATTGCAAATGAGGGAATGATTAATTTTCCACGTTTTTTCACACATGTATTTACAATAATTTTCAACAACTCATCTTCCATATTTTTTACCGATTGATGCAAACGGTCNNNNNNNNNNNNNNNNNNNNNNNNNNNNNNNCCGCTATCTGCAAGCATTATCGAACATAAATTACGTGTGGCTATTGTAGTAATTACCGAACCTCGAAAACCAAGTTTGTATAAATATGGGATTAATCCGGAATGATCAATGTGCGCGTGTGAAAGTATTACGTAATCAATGCTTTGCGCATCTACTTGCAAGTTTCTGTTAAGCGCATCGGTTTCCATCCCTTTTCCTTGAAACATTCCGCAATCCAATAGAATTTTTTTTCCATCATTGGTTGTAATGAGTGTTTTGCTTCCTGTAACTTCGCGCGCTGCGCCTATAAATCTGATTTTCATTTGTTTGGTTTTTGATTTAAAACTGTTTTTTTCTTACAAATAGAAACATTAAAATAACGAAGAAAGTTTGAGTTTATAAAATGTTTTTAGGATTTTTTTGAAGATACATAAGTAAAAGAGAGAATCTCGGATAAATTTTTGCATAAAAAATGTTTTTTTGGAGATTAATCATAACTTTGTATCGGGAAAGGATTTTTAACGTTAGTTTTTTTATGCAAAACCATACAGAAATAAAAATAGGTAGAAAAGATGTAATTTGGAATTATTTTGCCACCTTTTTGCAAATAGGATTGGGCGTTTTGCTTTATCCTGTTATTCTTCGAAAATTACCATCGGAAACGGTTGGTATTTGGTCTATTTTTGTTTCTATATCTTCTTTAGTTTCTTTACTCGATTTCGGATTCGATCCTTCTTTTACTCGAAATATCACTTATATATTTTCTGGTGTCAATAGATTGGAAAAGATTGGGATATCTGCCGATTATCAACATGGTAATATCAATTATGATTTATTGGGAAGTACAATTCGCGCTATGAGATGGTTCTATTTTCGTATTGCAATTCTTGCGTTTCTTTTGCTTATTTCCGTAGGTAGTATTTATATTTATCATATTTTAGAAAAAAAGTATACGGGAGATGTTTCTCAAATAGGAATTGCTTGGCTGATTTTTTGTTTAGTCAATGTTTATAATATCTATACGCTTTATTACGATTCGTTAGTGATGGGCTGTGGCAAAGTAAAGGAAAGCAGGCAAATAATTGTGGTAAGTCAATTTTTTTATTTAATTATTTCTATTGTTCTTTTATTTTTGGGTTTTGGATTAATTTCTATTGTTTCAGCACAGGCTGTTTCTGTTATTTTAAGAAGATTTTTATCTTATAGATTATTTTTTACTCCTCAATTAAAAGAAAAACTTTCAAAAGCCAACACGGAAAATTACAAAGAAATTATTAAAATAATATCGCCAAATTCTATAAAATTGGGTTTGACAAGCATTGGGGCTTTTTTAGTCTCACAATCATCTGTTATTATAGGCTCGTTGTATTTAACCCTTTCACAAATAGCTTCTTATGGTATTACAATGCAGATTGTAGGTATTGTTATTTCTCTTTCTTCTGTTTATTTTTCATCTTATGTACCAAAAATTTCGAATTTGAGGGTTCAAAATAATTTATTTCAAATAAAAAAAATATATATCAAATGTCTTTGGATTCTAATATTCACATTTTTGTTTTGTGGGATATTTATTATTTTATTTGGAGATTGGGCATTGATATTACTTAAATCAAAAACATTACTTTTAAACAGAAGTATGATCGCAGTCATTATGCTGATTGCTTTGTTGGAAAAGAATCATGCAGTCGCAGGTGGTTTTTTGCTTACTAAAAATGAAGTGCCATTTTTTAAAGCATCTTTGATTTCCGGAACNGCGACAGTGATAATATTATTTTTATTGATAGAAGTGTTTCAGCTTGGAATTTGGGGAATGATTTTGGCGCCAGGAATAGCNCAAATAATGTATCAAAACTGGAAGTGGCCTCTTGTTCTGATGAAGGAATTAAAAACACCTGATACTATAAATTCAATAAATTTATAAAATGGAAATACATAATAAATGAACAAGATAAAGACCATAAACGTATTTACCATTGGAGATTCATCCTTGTTAAACACATGGTCGAATATTCCTTATTTTCTAACAACAACGTTAGAAAGACAAGGATACATTATTAATCGGATTAATATTGAATCGAATCATATAATTCAAAAATTTTGGGATAAGATTATACTTCGAGTACTTGCAAAATTATTTAGAAATAATATATATTGGTATGATCGTACATTTTTATGTTATGTGGAAACTTTTATAAAAATATGGCGAGCAAATAAAAAATACAGAGATAATGATATAAATCTTTTTATTACTTACAGTTTTTACAATCCTTTTTCAAAAAAACCAAACGTACTTTTCAGTGATTGGGACTATGAAACAATGATAAAAGACAAACGACAAAGAGATCCATATTTTTTTGAGAAATGGTCAATAATGCGGCAAAGAAAAGTAATTAAAAAAGCAGATTTAATAATTTCATTATTTCCTAATGCTGCTGAGGAAATGAAACTTCGCTATAACAAGTCCAATATAATTTGTTTGGATAAAAATGTGGTAAATGTCTTTTTTGATAAAGAAATAGATGAAAAGAACATAATTGAGAAAAAACAAAATTCCTATAAACTACTTTTTATTGGCACCTTAAAATATTTAGAAAGTGCTAAATTGCTAATTAAAGTGTATAAGGATTTGAAAAATTTTTATCCTTTATTAGAATTGGTAATTATTGGAATTGAAGAAAAGCAACTTCCTAAATTGCCCGGTGGAGTTGTATGTTATGGTTACTTGAATAAAGGGAATTCGCGAGATAATGAAATTTATTATAAAGAGTTAATAAGCGCCAAATTATTCATAAACCCAACTCCGGTGTGGGCAGGATATTCATCAACAATTGAAGCTATGTTTTTTTATACTCCTGTCATTGTATCGCCTTACACTGATTTTGTAAAAGAATTTGGAAGAAGGATCGACTTTGGTATGTATTGCGAAGATTTTAATATAAGTAGTTTGAAACACTGTATTAAACAAGTATTGGACAAAGATAATTACGAGCAGATGTGTGTAAATGCAAGAAATAGAGTAAAAGATTATACTTGGGATAGTTATGTTAAAAAACTAATGATTAAGATTCAAAATATTTGAATAAGGAAAAAACAAGAAAATAACTTTACAAAAAGTTCTCTTCTTTTCTTTATATGTGGTTTAAATTTAATGTATTTCTATATTTTCAAACAATTTTCATATACTTTTACTATTTTTTTACCCACATTTTTATAACTGAATAAATCTTTTGAATTGTTTTGAATTTCTTTATTATTGTAATTAGGCAGATTATTAAGCACTTTATTTAAAGTTTGTGTTAAAGCTTTTTCATCTCCAATCTCAATCAATTTTCCGTTAATTTCATTAATAACTTCCGGTGCTATTCCTACTTTAGTACTTATTACAGGAACTCCACTCACTAAACTTTCTGCAATTACCACTCCGGCTGTCTCATAATTAGAAAACAACACAAAAACATCCGATTTTCTGAACCATTCGGCAACTTCTTTTGGTGTTTTTTCACCTAAAAAAAGAACTGTGTCTTTTGGAATTTTTAATGTCTCACAATAGGATCTTGTTTGAACGTAATCTTTTCCGGTGCCGATTATTACCAATTCAAAGTCATTTCTTAAGGTTGATAAGTTTTTTATTGAACAAAGCATACCGTTAACGTTTTTTGCTGCCTCATCGAAACACGAAATATGCAAAATTCTCTTTTTCTGTTTTTGCGTGGACAACTTATCCTGATAAAAAAAATCATCAACCACATTATTTATAACCAAGTAATTATCGTTTTTTAAACCGTTCTCAATCATTCCATTTTTTAAAATGTTGGAAACGGGCATAATAGCTGACGCATTTTTAGTTATTATTTTAGTAATAAACTTGTCGAATTTATTACTAAACGTATTATTTGTTGTCAAATATCTCGACCAATGTTCGGTTATTACATACGGAATGTTGTGGAAAAGTTTATAAAAATATGCAATTAACCCCGATATTATAATAGTGTGTAAATGAATTATTTCGATTTTCCATCCAGTTTTTTTTATCGCTTTTAATCCTTTCTGATAGGCCCAAAAATAATTTATTGTTTTTTTTATTTTTGCTAAAAAAGTTTTTTCAGAAAAAGGATAATAAACTCGATATTCCTGAATGTTATTATGTTGATTTACAGTTATCTCATTTTTTTTTATTTTATCATCGGCGTGAACATAAAGTACTTTTACGTCGGCATACAAACTTACAGCTTCGGCGTGCTTTTGCACAAAAAGTCCCGCCATTGAATCATAGCGATGCGGATACCAAGCGGATATAAAAAGCACATTCATTTATTTGCGAATTAAAAATTTAGGTCTGAACCTCTTAATTGAATAATACGATACAGGTTTTGCTCCAAAACCTTCATAAAATCGCGCCACTCCTTTAATTCTTGAACCTTCAAAATCAAGAATTTTGTCGGTATNAGCATATTTTTTTATAATTTCATTTACTAAAAAAAACATAGCCGATTTTTCTTTTCCTTCGGCGTTGGAAGAGGGTAAAAGGTAAATCATTCTATTGCCGGAAATAAATAACCCCAGCGATGCAATAAGTTTCCCTTCTAAAGTTTTCACCCCTTGCAATAATACTAATTTTCTCTCGAAAGCATCAATAACAAGCGTTTTAGTCTTATTTTTATCCGGTAAACTGTATGTTTTTTCTTCGTTGAAAAAAAAATGTAAAAAATTTTGAGGACTTAAACTCCAATCGACTTGTAGATTCTGTTTTTCAGCTTTTTTTATATTACGTTGCGTATTTACAGAGAAATTTTCCAATAATCTTTCGTAGCTTACATTTAAATTCAATAATAAATTTGGAAGTTTTTTTGAGTTTTCAATGTGATTTTTTTCATTCAAGTTTAGTTCGTAACTGAAATAAGGTATGGATTTTACAAATTCTTTTACAATTTNTTCCGTGATCGGTTTTGATGAAAAAACACCAAGTTGCTGTGTCAGAATNGGTTGCACTAAATACTTAAATTTATACTTCTTTTTTACCGGAAGAGGCATCACATATTCAAAATCGTCGCTCACAAGCGCTTCCCAATTAGGAGAAATATTATCCAAAAACCAAGATTGGNCATAGATCATTTTATTTTGAGAATTTAAGATAATTTTATCCCAAAGTTGATAATCAATTTCGTTATGTTTCAAGTGACGAATTTTCATCATATTCTTATTAATTGTAGCAAAAGTACGTTATTTTATCCAAAAAGACAATGTATGAGAAATAAATAAGTAAAGAATTTATTTTTTGTATATCTTATTTTTTTATTATTTTTGAACTTTCTTTTTAAAACCGAAAAAATAATTTAAAAGATCAATATATGAGTAGAGATTCAGTACCTGCAAATAACGGGAATGTTCACAATATTATCACGTCCGGAACAAAAATAATAGGAAAAATTAATTCCGATTCNGATTTNAGATTGGATGGAGAAATAGAAGGAGATATTGTTTGTAAAGGAAAAGTAGTTATTGGTCAAAAAGGATATTTAAAAGGTTCTATAACTTGTGTAAGTGCAGAAATAATGGGAACTGTNACGGGAAATCTGCAAGTAAANGACACGTTAACTTTACGATCTTCAGGAAGTATAAGCGGAGACGTCTCCACCAAATCGTTGGTAGTAGAACCGAATGCCGTTTTCAACGGAACGTGCTCGATGAAAGATATGGTAAACGTTCCTAAAACAACTCAAATAAAGGAATAAATAACAATTGTTGGGAGCTTTTCTCAACAATTTTAGTTTTATATAATATGACAAAATTCCAGCATAAATCATATAAAGCATTTCTTGTAGAAGAAGAAAACGGAGAATATGTGCGTGGAGTTAAAATGTTAAANACGTTGAATCTTCCTGAAAATGAGGTTATTATAAGAGTNTNTTANTCTTCGTTAAATTATAAAGATGCGCTTTCCGCCATTGGTAACAAAGGCGTTACTAAAAAATATCCACATACACCCGGAATTGATGCGGCAGGAATAGTGGAATATTCCAAAAGCAGATTNATAAAAAAAGGAGAAAAAGTTATTGTAACCGGATATGATTTAGGAATGAATACCGCCGGTGGATTTTCCGAATATATTTCAGTGCCTGCAGATTGGGTGGTAAAATTACCTCGAGATCTTTCTCTTCAAGAAGCAATGATTATAGGAACGGCAGGGTTTACTGCAGGAATTTCTGTTACACGTCTTATTGAGTTGGTAAAACCAACCGATGGAAAAATAATTGTTACAGGTGCAACAGGCGGCGTAGGTTCCGTGGCTGTGAATATTCTTTCCAAATTGGGTTATTATGTGGTTGCCGTATCAGGAAAACAAGCCGAATATAATTATTTGGAAAGTTTGGGAGCCAAGGAAATAATCGATAGAGACAATTTTCTACGGTTAGAAAATAAACCGGTACTTTCTGCTCAATTTGCAGGTGGTATCGATACGGTTGGAGGAAAATTTTTAGAAAATATTCTGAAAACTTTACAAGGTTTAGGAGCTGTAACTACCTGTGGAAGTGTTGCTTCTACCGAATTGAATATGACGGTTTTTCCCTTTATTTTACGCGGAATTTCGCTTATAGGTATTTCTTCTCAAAATTATCCGATGAGT
The genomic region above belongs to uncultured Paludibacter sp. and contains:
- a CDS encoding conserved hypothetical protein (Evidence 4 : Unknown function but conserved in other organisms) yields the protein MNKIKTINVFTIGDSSLLNTWSNIPYFLTTTLERQGYIINRINIESNHIIQKFWDKIILRVLAKLFRNNIYWYDRTFLCYVETFIKIWRANKKYRDNDINLFITYSFYNPFSKKPNVLFSDWDYETMIKDKRQRDPYFFEKWSIMRQRKVIKKADLIISLFPNAAEEMKLRYNKSNIICLDKNVVNVFFDKEIDEKNIIEKKQNSYKLLFIGTLKYLESAKLLIKVYKDLKNFYPLLELVIIGIEEKQLPKLPGGVVCYGYLNKGNSRDNEIYYKELISAKLFINPTPVWAGYSSTIEAMFFYTPVIVSPYTDFVKEFGRRIDFGMYCEDFNISSLKHCIKQVLDKDNYEQMCVNARNRVKDYTWDSYVKKLMIKIQNI
- a CDS encoding Glycosyl transferase group 1, with protein sequence MNVLFISAWYPHRYDSMAGLFVQKHAEAVSLYADVKVLYVHADDKIKKNEITVNQHNNIQEYRVYYPFSEKTFLAKIKKTINYFWAYQKGLKAIKKTGWKIEIIHLHTIIISGLIAYFYKLFHNIPYVITEHWSRYLTTNNTFSNKFDKFITKIITKNASAIMPVSNILKNGMIENGLKNDNYLVINNVVDDFFYQDKLSTQKQKKRILHISCFDEAAKNVNGMLCSIKNLSTLRNDFELVIIGTGKDYVQTRSYCETLKIPKDTVLFLGEKTPKEVAEWFRKSDVFVLFSNYETAGVVIAESLVSGVPVISTKVGIAPEVINEINGKLIEIGDEKALTQTLNKVLNNLPNYNNKEIQNNSKDLFSYKNVGKKIVKVYENCLKI
- a CDS encoding conserved hypothetical protein (Evidence 4 : Unknown function but conserved in other organisms) yields the protein MMKIRHLKHNEIDYQLWDKIILNSQNKMIYXQSWFLDNISPNWEALVSDDFEYVMPLPVKKKYKFKYLVQPILTQQLGVFSSKPITEXIVKEFVKSIPYFSYELNLNEKNHIENSKKLPNLLLNLNVSYERLLENFSVNTQRNIKKAEKQNLQVDWSLSPQNFLHFFFNEEKTYSLPDKNKTKTLVIDAFERKLVLLQGVKTLEGKLIASLGLFISGNRMIYLLPSSNAEGKEKSAMFFLVNEIIKKYAXTDKILDFEGSRIKGVARFYEGFGAKPVSYYSIKRFRPKFLIRK
- a CDS encoding conserved hypothetical protein (Evidence 4 : Unknown function but conserved in other organisms), whose translation is MSRDSVPANNGNVHNIITSGTKIIGKINSDSDXRLDGEIEGDIVCKGKVVIGQKGYLKGSITCVSAEIMGTVTGNLQVXDTLTLRSSGSISGDVSTKSLVVEPNAVFNGTCSMKDMVNVPKTTQIKE
- the yhfP gene encoding putative quinone oxidoreductase YhfP (Evidence 3 : Putative function from multiple computational evidences), with protein sequence MTKFQHKSYKAFLVEEENGEYVRGVKMLXTLNLPENEVIIRVXXSSLNYKDALSAIGNKGVTKKYPHTPGIDAAGIVEYSKSRXIKKGEKVIVTGYDLGMNTAGGFSEYISVPADWVVKLPRDLSLQEAMIIGTAGFTAGISVTRLIELVKPTDGKIIVTGATGGVGSVAVNILSKLGYYVVAVSGKQAEYNYLESLGAKEIIDRDNFLRLENKPVLSAQFAGGIDTVGGKFLENILKTLQGLGAVTTCGSVASTELNMTVFPFILRGISLIGISSQNYPMSLRKVLWKKLAQNWKPMDLMDIYKEITMEELDENINLILQGKLKGRTIINLID